In Denitratisoma sp. DHT3, one DNA window encodes the following:
- a CDS encoding sensor histidine kinase, with translation MATPPCIEAGRNRFPDPAAAPPFPARPAEQSERGALAEILHDHLQPLLIAAQLTLAGNGREAPDARTWRRMSGKINQYLQAAIDTTRTLSVELNPPLVQERGLCAALRWHGRRMARTHGIRVGVTCDPAAEPANLEIRLLCFKAVRELLLNAVKHAGVSRVEIDVALDGADTLLITVADRGRGFVPDRAGAYPAAHGGSGLAGIRQRLRLIGGSLTVDSAPGRGTSVSLRVPL, from the coding sequence ATGGCCACGCCACCCTGCATTGAGGCCGGCCGGAATCGCTTTCCGGACCCGGCCGCGGCCCCACCGTTCCCGGCGCGGCCGGCCGAACAGAGCGAGCGTGGAGCCCTGGCCGAAATTCTGCACGACCATCTCCAGCCGCTGCTGATCGCCGCGCAACTGACGCTGGCCGGCAACGGCCGGGAGGCGCCCGACGCGAGAACCTGGCGGCGGATGAGCGGCAAGATCAACCAATACCTGCAAGCGGCCATCGACACCACCCGCACCCTGAGCGTGGAATTGAACCCGCCCCTGGTGCAGGAGCGCGGACTCTGCGCCGCGTTGCGGTGGCACGGCCGGCGGATGGCCAGAACCCACGGCATCAGGGTCGGCGTGACCTGCGACCCCGCGGCGGAACCCGCCAACCTCGAGATCCGCCTGTTGTGCTTCAAGGCCGTGCGCGAATTGTTGTTGAACGCGGTCAAGCATGCCGGGGTGAGCCGGGTCGAAATCGATGTGGCGCTCGACGGCGCCGACACCCTGCTCATCACGGTCGCCGACCGCGGCCGGGGATTCGTACCGGACCGCGCCGGCGCATATCCCGCGGCCCACGGCGGCAGCGGCCTCGCCGGCATCCGCCAGCGGCTGCGCCTGATCGGCGGCAGCCTGACGGTGGACAGCGCACCGGGCCGGGGCACCAGCGTCAGCCTGCGGGTTCCCCTGTAA
- a CDS encoding lipopolysaccharide biosynthesis protein → MSSHALAPAHLLRRALSLGGANALDYAMQFLLPVILVRFLTPEAFGQYRMLWLAIMTMMVIVPLSMAESLYFFLPRGDAAARRTHVRVTLLYLAGAGLLGSLVISPWNPWLPAGMGSLAGFGMLVPAIAILFSVTTLLDILPTVEEQVSWQIGIVVGLSLLRTLMLGSAAFLTGELAPVIWLLLLLLLKLAVLLGYIAWRQGLGGRWFDRRAFMVQFRHASPLGLSGALYGLRAQADQWVAASFFALGSFAAFSVASVLGPLVNLFRQSINHVFLPSMSRLQAAGDLTGMIELNSRANVMVATLVYPLLALAFAFAEEIVTLIYTSAYVSAASVMRVYVVGLLPFVVELSSLMLLLREGRFALRMSGALLLVSVAASAWGATEFGLAGAALGSTAAIYADRLATLRRLSRRLGVAWRKLQDWRTLGLLLSLALLAALLGRAAANLFYGEAHPATRLAVGGGVLVLIYGGLWLRRPAP, encoded by the coding sequence GTGAGCAGTCACGCGCTGGCGCCGGCCCATCTGCTCAGGCGGGCGCTGTCCCTCGGCGGCGCCAATGCGCTCGATTATGCGATGCAGTTCCTGCTGCCGGTGATCCTGGTGCGCTTCCTGACGCCCGAGGCCTTCGGCCAGTACCGCATGCTCTGGCTGGCGATCATGACCATGATGGTGATCGTGCCCCTGTCGATGGCCGAAAGCCTGTATTTCTTCCTGCCCCGGGGCGACGCGGCGGCGCGGCGCACCCACGTCCGGGTGACCCTGCTCTATCTGGCCGGCGCGGGCCTGCTGGGCAGCCTGGTCATCAGTCCGTGGAATCCCTGGCTGCCGGCGGGAATGGGCTCCCTGGCCGGGTTCGGCATGCTGGTGCCGGCCATCGCCATCCTCTTCTCGGTGACCACGCTGCTGGACATCCTGCCGACGGTGGAGGAGCAGGTGTCATGGCAAATCGGCATCGTCGTCGGGCTGTCCCTGCTGCGGACCCTGATGCTGGGAAGCGCGGCGTTCCTGACCGGCGAGCTGGCGCCGGTGATCTGGCTGCTGCTGCTGCTGCTGCTCAAATTGGCGGTGCTGCTGGGGTATATCGCCTGGCGCCAGGGATTGGGCGGCCGCTGGTTCGATCGGCGGGCCTTCATGGTCCAGTTTCGCCATGCATCGCCCCTGGGCCTGTCCGGCGCGCTCTACGGGCTGCGGGCGCAGGCGGACCAATGGGTCGCCGCCAGTTTCTTCGCCTTGGGAAGCTTCGCCGCGTTTTCCGTCGCCAGCGTGCTCGGCCCCCTGGTCAATCTTTTCCGCCAGTCGATCAATCATGTCTTTCTCCCCAGCATGAGCCGGCTCCAGGCCGCCGGCGATCTGACCGGCATGATCGAGCTCAACAGCCGCGCCAACGTGATGGTGGCGACCCTGGTCTATCCGCTGCTGGCGCTGGCCTTCGCGTTCGCCGAGGAGATCGTGACGCTGATCTACACCTCCGCCTACGTGAGCGCCGCGTCGGTGATGCGGGTCTATGTCGTCGGCCTGCTGCCTTTCGTGGTGGAGCTGTCCAGCCTCATGCTGCTGCTGCGCGAAGGCCGCTTCGCCCTGCGCATGAGCGGCGCCCTGCTGCTGGTATCCGTGGCGGCAAGCGCCTGGGGCGCGACGGAGTTCGGCCTGGCCGGGGCGGCGCTGGGCAGCACCGCGGCGATCTATGCCGACCGGCTGGCGACCCTGCGCCGGCTGTCGCGCCGCTTGGGCGTTGCCTGGCGAAAGCTCCAGGACTGGCGGACCCTGGGCCTGCTGCTGTCGCTGGCACTGCTGGCCGCCCTGCTGGGGCGGGCGGCGGCCAACCTGTTCTACGGCGAGGCGCATCCGGCAACCCGCCTTGCCGTCGGCGGCGGGGTGCTGGTCCTCATTTACGGCGGCCTCTGGCTGCGCCGGCCGGCGCCGTGA
- a CDS encoding polysaccharide biosynthesis tyrosine autokinase: protein MKVETYETVSPLGAYRPMMTGHGNSIGAILVTQGKLSVENVDQVMALQHREGWRFGEAAMRLSLIDHADLLDALHKQYDLPMRSAGANMSSELVAVHSPDHGCNEELRALRTRLLLRWRQAGATRRVLAVISPCGGEGRSYVAANLAVLFSQLGERTLLIDGDFRRPRQHRIFGLPDRVGLSAVLSGRADRHVVQAIPGFHHLAVLPAGAPPPKPLELLSRPALVDLLDAYAAEFDVILIDTAPANLFSDAQVVAYHAGSALVVTRLGHTRLAETHRVVKHLGDGGVAILGALLNAC, encoded by the coding sequence ATGAAAGTCGAAACCTACGAAACCGTGTCGCCCCTTGGCGCCTATCGCCCCATGATGACGGGCCACGGCAACAGCATCGGCGCCATTCTGGTCACGCAGGGAAAACTGAGCGTCGAGAACGTCGACCAGGTGATGGCGCTCCAGCATCGCGAGGGATGGCGCTTCGGCGAAGCGGCGATGCGCCTGAGCCTGATCGATCACGCCGACCTGCTGGATGCGTTGCACAAGCAATACGACCTGCCGATGCGTTCGGCGGGCGCCAACATGTCCAGCGAACTGGTGGCGGTGCACAGCCCGGACCACGGCTGCAACGAGGAGTTGCGGGCCTTGCGCACCCGGTTGTTGTTGCGCTGGCGCCAGGCCGGCGCCACGCGGCGGGTGCTGGCCGTGATCAGCCCGTGCGGTGGCGAGGGGCGCAGCTACGTGGCGGCCAATCTGGCGGTGCTGTTCTCCCAGCTCGGCGAGCGCACCTTGCTGATCGACGGCGACTTTCGCCGGCCGCGCCAGCACCGGATCTTCGGCCTCCCGGATCGCGTCGGCCTTTCCGCCGTGCTGTCCGGGCGGGCCGATCGTCATGTCGTCCAGGCCATTCCGGGATTTCACCATCTGGCGGTGCTGCCGGCCGGCGCTCCGCCGCCGAAGCCGCTGGAACTGCTTTCCCGCCCGGCATTGGTGGACCTGCTCGACGCCTATGCCGCCGAGTTCGACGTGATCCTGATCGACACCGCTCCCGCCAACCTGTTCTCCGACGCCCAGGTGGTCGCTTATCACGCCGGCAGCGCCCTGGTGGTGACCCGGCTCGGCCATACCCGGCTGGCCGAGACCCATCGGGTCGTCAAGCACCTCGGCGACGGCGGCGTCGCCATCCTGGGCGCGCTGCTCAACGCCTGCTAG
- a CDS encoding glycosyltransferase family 4 protein: protein MSHAARSGLRLVEAPPVAGAAPIAAAAGSMPPDTAGRPRVCFVAPQAWPVLSGDASVAVVGGAEVQQSTLARLLAGAGYQVSMICLDYGQPDGAVIHGVRTYRAYRPAAGVAGVRFLHPRLTSMWRAMRRADADIYYQRSAGMLTALVAAFCRRHGRRSIYAGASDSDFMPGRQLIQWRRDRWLFERGLAMVDAVVVQNQGQRDNCLRHYGRAATWVPSCYELPADARPGPGDTVLWAGNLWPGKRPDLFLELARRLPRYRFVLIGGIGVAATAEEVEYAESFRRAAASVDNLELTGFLPLAEAERHFDRAKVVVNTSVLEGMPNTFLQAWARGVPTVAFIDVNARLAGSSIYRVVAGVEEAAAEIERLFRDELYYMHASLRCREYFSGTHGAAAVLERFARVLASLCESPRDGAAE, encoded by the coding sequence ATGTCGCACGCCGCCCGATCCGGTCTCAGGCTCGTGGAGGCGCCGCCGGTCGCCGGCGCCGCGCCGATTGCCGCCGCCGCGGGGTCGATGCCGCCGGACACCGCCGGACGACCCCGTGTCTGTTTCGTCGCGCCCCAGGCCTGGCCGGTGCTCTCGGGTGATGCTTCCGTCGCCGTGGTGGGCGGGGCCGAGGTGCAGCAGAGCACCCTGGCCCGCTTGCTGGCCGGCGCCGGATACCAGGTATCGATGATCTGCCTCGATTACGGGCAGCCGGACGGGGCGGTGATCCACGGCGTGAGGACTTATCGGGCCTATCGGCCGGCGGCCGGCGTTGCCGGGGTGCGTTTCCTGCATCCGCGCCTCACTTCGATGTGGCGCGCCATGCGCCGGGCGGACGCGGACATCTACTATCAGCGCTCGGCGGGCATGCTGACGGCGCTGGTGGCGGCGTTCTGCCGTCGCCATGGCAGGCGCTCCATCTATGCCGGGGCCTCCGACAGCGATTTCATGCCTGGCCGGCAGTTGATCCAGTGGCGCCGCGACCGCTGGCTGTTCGAGCGCGGGCTGGCGATGGTCGATGCCGTGGTGGTGCAGAACCAGGGGCAGCGGGACAACTGCCTGCGGCACTATGGCCGTGCCGCCACCTGGGTGCCCAGCTGTTACGAATTGCCGGCGGATGCGCGTCCCGGGCCCGGCGACACCGTGTTGTGGGCGGGCAATCTGTGGCCGGGAAAACGGCCGGATCTGTTCCTTGAACTGGCGCGCAGGCTGCCCCGGTACCGTTTCGTTCTGATCGGGGGCATCGGCGTCGCTGCGACCGCGGAGGAGGTCGAGTACGCGGAATCGTTTCGCCGCGCCGCCGCGTCGGTGGACAATCTGGAACTCACCGGCTTCCTGCCCCTGGCCGAGGCCGAGCGCCACTTCGACCGGGCCAAGGTGGTGGTCAATACCTCGGTGCTCGAGGGAATGCCCAACACCTTTCTTCAGGCATGGGCGCGGGGTGTGCCCACGGTCGCCTTCATCGACGTCAACGCCCGGCTGGCCGGATCGTCGATATACCGCGTCGTGGCCGGGGTCGAAGAGGCCGCCGCGGAAATCGAGCGCCTGTTCCGCGATGAGCTCTACTACATGCATGCCTCGCTCCGCTGCCGCGAATATTTCTCCGGGACCCATGGCGCTGCAGCCGTCCTGGAGCGGTTTGCGCGGGTGCTGGCGTCCTTGTGCGAATCCCCGCGCGATGGGGCCGCGGAATGA
- a CDS encoding O-antigen ligase family protein, giving the protein MKSALSDPSAWRMETPERRNWLPLAVVSGALVAGGLVALGGANALLIGLSLLVFAFVLLDFRIGVVLLVILTPISTSTLLPHSIGGITGLNPFNLLLLETLAAALLRGVSGRRMMPRPLVWLYLAPMILAAAVGAQHVHEIPAELIGDELLSFDNAPGYLRDVLVKPLLTVVVALLAGAAAARSKAPERMLFPVLISIFTMCMLAIVFVLYSGVSLEKLAGSESREFFQPLGIHANDLGRLYTFAYALLLFAWTGSRGGAMKIALGLGALLAVVALVCTFSRSAFLGFVVVNGLFLLSRGMGAGLFFGAAALAVLVLLLPGAVFDRVTMGWGLGLNAISAGRMEEIWLPLLPELWRHPLIGNGLGSIAWSDAMRSGRVILVTHPHNAYLQTFLDMGVVGLAMLGAYFVHVWREFRRLSRDPDTSPTLRGFFAGAAAGLVSLMLSGISGGGLTPGLEQSFLWLAIGMMYGRRHANAKEA; this is encoded by the coding sequence ATGAAATCAGCACTGTCCGATCCGTCGGCATGGCGGATGGAGACTCCGGAACGGCGGAACTGGCTGCCGCTGGCGGTGGTGAGCGGCGCCCTGGTCGCGGGTGGCCTGGTCGCCCTCGGCGGCGCCAATGCCCTGCTGATCGGCCTGTCGCTGCTGGTCTTCGCTTTCGTTCTGCTCGATTTCCGCATCGGTGTGGTCCTGCTGGTGATTCTGACGCCGATTTCGACCAGCACCTTGCTGCCTCACAGCATCGGCGGCATCACCGGGCTCAATCCGTTCAACCTGCTGCTGCTGGAAACGCTTGCCGCGGCGCTGCTGCGCGGCGTCTCCGGCCGGCGCATGATGCCCCGCCCCCTGGTCTGGCTGTATCTGGCGCCCATGATCCTGGCCGCCGCCGTCGGCGCGCAGCATGTGCATGAGATACCCGCGGAACTGATCGGCGACGAACTGCTGTCCTTCGACAATGCGCCAGGCTATCTGCGCGACGTGCTGGTCAAGCCGCTGCTGACCGTCGTCGTGGCGCTGCTGGCCGGCGCCGCCGCCGCCCGCTCCAAGGCGCCGGAGCGCATGTTGTTCCCGGTGTTGATTTCGATCTTCACGATGTGCATGCTCGCCATCGTCTTCGTTCTGTACTCCGGCGTCAGCCTGGAAAAGCTGGCCGGCAGCGAGTCGCGGGAATTCTTCCAACCGCTTGGAATTCACGCCAACGACCTGGGGCGGCTCTACACCTTCGCCTATGCCCTGTTGCTGTTCGCCTGGACCGGGAGCCGGGGCGGCGCGATGAAAATCGCATTGGGCCTGGGGGCGCTGCTGGCGGTGGTGGCCCTGGTATGCACTTTTTCCCGCAGCGCGTTCCTGGGTTTCGTCGTGGTGAATGGCCTGTTCCTGCTGTCGCGCGGCATGGGCGCCGGCCTGTTCTTCGGCGCGGCGGCGCTCGCGGTGCTCGTGCTGCTGCTGCCGGGCGCCGTCTTCGACCGCGTCACCATGGGCTGGGGGCTGGGCCTGAACGCCATCAGCGCCGGGCGCATGGAAGAGATCTGGCTGCCCTTGCTGCCCGAACTGTGGCGCCATCCGCTGATCGGCAACGGCCTGGGTTCGATCGCCTGGTCCGATGCCATGCGGAGCGGCCGAGTCATCCTGGTGACTCATCCGCATAACGCCTATCTGCAGACGTTCCTGGACATGGGGGTGGTCGGCCTGGCCATGCTGGGCGCCTATTTCGTCCATGTCTGGCGGGAGTTCCGGCGTCTGAGCCGCGACCCCGACACCAGCCCGACGCTGCGGGGGTTCTTCGCCGGCGCCGCGGCCGGCCTGGTGAGTCTGATGCTTTCCGGCATATCCGGCGGCGGCCTGACGCCCGGCCTGGAACAAAGCTTCCTCTGGCTGGCGATCGGCATGATGTACGGCCGGCGACATGCCAATGCCAAGGAGGCATGA
- a CDS encoding EAL domain-containing protein, protein MIKKTRLIVVENERAVAAGLKAQLRELGYRIGAVVTDGKQAVQCVADLMPDLVLMSIHLPNEMDGIASAIEIQSRYQTPVILMGSMAEDSVLLRALDSRPYGYLVKPYEMRELHAMIQMALARRLVELAVEHSELRLQQAIEAADLAMLEWGHPSNQLMENGRLSRLFNRDFMPIDQSAEEFLVRIDAEQRESVARSLRETLTNGETVRVEFRTSAAFGGERILEAYAKIYRTQQGNDRIISIVRDITNRNHDDDFLRHSSAMFRTTPEAIVVTNEHGRIVTVNAAFSRITGFSEQEAIGADPDVLLRVERSSDRFMEKLTSSNSDDWQGEVFYRRRDDELFPAWQSLSVTRDADGRVTHVINAFSDVSKLHRVTDRLEHMAHHDPLTGLPNRLLINDRVEHAIAQAQRDCERCVLLFLDLDGFKAVNDTLGHAAGDELLKTVAVRLTRVLRQSDTIGRLGGDEFIIVTGDSKPEYAADMVMYAVKQHGRNGFRFFSASLTERAGERLSIEQGLRQAIDYGTLVVHYQPQISLDDGGITGVEALVRWRHPELGVIEPTRFIPVAEDSGVIDRLGLWVLRRACQEIKDIRNARNRQLRLSVNVSVGQFLHHDFLETLRIVLTEENFPPDALDLEITESTLQVIEQGNDILNSLAKLGVTLSLDHFGAGYSSLGTLRRQPIKRIKIDPSFIVGLPQEARDESIVQAMVALSNAMKMSIVGEGVERAEQALFLYRMGCTEGQGFLFSRPLSRADLVELLAQSKGHLDFNGHATLH, encoded by the coding sequence ATGATCAAGAAAACGCGCCTGATCGTGGTGGAGAACGAGCGAGCCGTGGCCGCCGGACTGAAAGCCCAGCTCCGGGAACTGGGCTATCGGATCGGCGCAGTGGTGACCGACGGTAAACAGGCGGTGCAGTGCGTGGCCGACCTGATGCCGGATCTGGTGCTGATGTCGATTCACCTGCCCAACGAGATGGATGGCATCGCTTCGGCCATCGAAATTCAGTCCAGGTATCAAACCCCGGTCATCCTGATGGGCTCCATGGCGGAGGACTCGGTCCTGCTGCGGGCGCTGGACAGCCGTCCCTACGGCTACCTGGTCAAGCCCTACGAAATGCGGGAACTCCATGCCATGATCCAGATGGCCCTGGCCAGGCGCCTGGTGGAACTTGCCGTCGAGCACAGCGAATTGCGCCTGCAACAGGCCATCGAGGCGGCCGACCTGGCGATGCTCGAATGGGGCCACCCCTCCAACCAATTGATGGAAAACGGCCGGCTTTCACGTCTGTTCAATCGCGACTTCATGCCGATCGACCAGTCGGCGGAAGAATTCCTCGTCCGCATCGATGCCGAACAGCGGGAATCGGTGGCGCGCAGTCTCCGGGAAACCTTGACCAACGGCGAGACCGTGCGCGTGGAATTCCGCACGTCGGCAGCCTTCGGCGGCGAACGGATTCTGGAGGCATACGCCAAGATCTACCGCACCCAGCAAGGCAACGACCGGATCATCAGCATCGTGCGGGACATCACCAACCGCAACCATGACGACGATTTCCTGCGTCATTCCAGCGCCATGTTCCGGACCACCCCGGAAGCGATCGTCGTCACCAACGAACATGGCCGGATCGTCACCGTCAACGCCGCGTTTTCCAGAATCACCGGCTTTTCCGAACAGGAGGCGATCGGCGCGGACCCGGATGTCCTGTTGCGCGTCGAACGATCCTCGGATCGTTTCATGGAGAAGCTCACCAGCAGCAACAGCGACGACTGGCAGGGGGAGGTCTTCTATCGCAGGCGCGACGACGAACTGTTCCCGGCCTGGCAAAGCCTGAGCGTCACGCGCGACGCCGACGGCCGGGTGACCCACGTCATCAACGCCTTCTCCGACGTCTCCAAACTGCACCGGGTGACCGATCGGCTGGAGCACATGGCCCATCACGATCCCCTCACCGGCCTGCCGAACCGGCTGCTGATCAACGACCGCGTCGAGCACGCGATCGCGCAGGCCCAGCGCGACTGCGAACGCTGCGTATTGCTGTTTCTCGACCTCGACGGCTTCAAGGCGGTCAACGACACGCTCGGCCATGCCGCCGGCGACGAATTGCTGAAGACGGTGGCGGTCCGCCTGACGCGGGTGCTGCGCCAGAGCGACACCATAGGCCGCCTGGGCGGCGACGAATTCATCATCGTCACCGGCGACTCGAAGCCGGAATACGCGGCGGACATGGTGATGTACGCGGTCAAGCAGCACGGACGCAACGGTTTCCGTTTCTTCTCGGCCAGCCTGACCGAACGCGCGGGCGAGCGACTGAGCATCGAACAGGGGCTGCGCCAGGCCATCGACTACGGCACCCTGGTGGTGCATTACCAGCCTCAAATTTCGCTCGACGACGGCGGCATCACCGGCGTCGAGGCGCTGGTGCGCTGGCGCCACCCCGAACTGGGCGTCATCGAGCCGACCCGATTCATTCCGGTGGCCGAGGACAGCGGCGTCATCGACCGTCTCGGCCTCTGGGTGCTGCGCCGGGCCTGCCAGGAAATCAAGGACATCCGGAATGCGCGAAACCGCCAGTTGCGGCTGTCCGTGAACGTATCGGTGGGCCAGTTCCTGCATCACGACTTTCTCGAGACGCTGCGCATCGTGCTGACCGAGGAGAACTTTCCTCCCGATGCCCTGGACCTCGAGATCACCGAAAGCACCCTGCAGGTCATCGAACAGGGCAACGACATCCTGAACTCCCTGGCGAAGCTCGGCGTCACCCTCAGCCTGGACCACTTCGGCGCCGGCTATTCGTCCCTCGGCACCCTGCGCCGCCAGCCCATCAAGCGCATCAAGATCGATCCCTCGTTCATCGTCGGGCTGCCGCAGGAGGCCAGGGACGAGAGCATCGTCCAGGCCATGGTGGCATTGAGCAACGCGATGAAAATGAGCATCGTCGGCGAAGGCGTGGAGCGCGCCGAACAGGCGCTGTTCCTGTATCGCATGGGCTGCACCGAAGGACAAGGGTTCCTGTTCAGCCGGCCCCTGTCCCGCGCCGACCTGGTTGAATTGCTGGCCCAATCCAAGGGCCATCTCGATTTCAATGGCCACGCCACCCTGCATTGA
- a CDS encoding glycosyltransferase produces the protein MFITGSLGHGGAERHSITVMNRLVARGHECHGTYVKNDSSQLGRLQLGDGGSVCCLGAEHFLDLAALGALTRRIERLRPRVIVAANAYALMYASLALWRSRLPASLMVTFHSTRLLGFKEHLKMLFDRLFFASADCLVFVSDNQRRYWQRRGLQARVNEVIVNGVDIDHFRAPPFVEAARGVRRAYGFDDDDYVIGISAVLRPEKNHVMLVDAVAALRARGIPAKALMIGDGELRAAVEARARSLGVGEQVRITGFRGEVRPELAACDVLTLCSFTEALSLAALEAMAMERPVVHSDVGGASEIVIPGVNGFLFPVGELAEFVRKLVLLADRRLSRRLGRRARRVVEECFSESAMIDRYEKTLLSLSDGGPQPRPAGLLA, from the coding sequence ATGTTCATCACCGGATCCCTGGGCCACGGCGGCGCCGAGCGGCATTCGATCACGGTCATGAACCGGCTCGTCGCCCGCGGGCACGAATGCCACGGCACCTACGTCAAGAACGACTCCAGCCAGCTGGGGCGCCTTCAGCTCGGCGACGGCGGTTCGGTGTGCTGTCTCGGCGCGGAGCATTTTCTGGATCTCGCCGCGCTGGGCGCCCTGACGCGACGGATCGAGCGCCTGCGGCCGCGGGTGATCGTGGCGGCGAACGCCTATGCGCTGATGTATGCGTCGCTGGCCCTGTGGCGTTCCCGCCTGCCCGCCTCGCTCATGGTGACCTTCCATTCGACGCGCCTGCTGGGGTTCAAGGAGCACCTCAAGATGCTTTTCGACCGGCTGTTCTTCGCCAGCGCCGATTGCCTGGTCTTCGTCTCCGACAACCAGCGCCGCTACTGGCAGCGCCGCGGCCTCCAGGCCCGGGTGAACGAGGTGATCGTCAATGGCGTCGACATCGACCACTTCCGCGCGCCGCCGTTCGTCGAGGCGGCACGGGGCGTGCGCCGGGCGTACGGCTTCGACGACGACGACTATGTGATTGGAATATCCGCGGTGCTGCGGCCGGAAAAGAATCACGTGATGCTGGTGGATGCCGTCGCCGCGTTGCGCGCCAGAGGCATTCCGGCCAAGGCGCTGATGATCGGCGACGGCGAATTGCGCGCCGCCGTCGAGGCCCGCGCCCGATCGCTCGGGGTGGGGGAACAGGTGCGGATCACCGGTTTCCGCGGCGAAGTGCGCCCCGAGCTCGCCGCTTGCGACGTGCTGACCCTGTGCAGTTTCACCGAGGCGCTGTCCCTCGCGGCCCTGGAGGCCATGGCCATGGAACGTCCGGTGGTGCATTCCGACGTGGGCGGCGCCTCGGAAATCGTCATCCCGGGCGTCAACGGCTTTCTGTTCCCGGTCGGGGAGCTGGCCGAGTTCGTCCGGAAGCTGGTCCTGCTCGCGGACCGGCGGCTCTCCCGCAGGCTTGGCCGGCGTGCCCGCCGGGTGGTGGAAGAGTGCTTTTCCGAAAGCGCCATGATCGACCGTTATGAAAAGACGCTGCTTTCGCTCAGCGACGGCGGCCCGCAGCCGAGGCCGGCGGGGCTGCTCGCATGA
- a CDS encoding undecaprenyl-phosphate glucose phosphotransferase: MPSLSSSTSGLQVSPLPRGPLSAPALFQLLSMPVVATLVLVVSCTVFAEPFSGPYLILALLAFTLTFHSYVPMPGIRRSITAEAVGSWLVVASLLLMLGWATRTLDVFDLRVIGAWLVATPVALSLVHGVLPRWLPRLMSATGMQRVAIVAGGCELAHRLVTGIRQSPQLGVHVAGIFDDRESDRLHPGLRRDILGDLGNLASYAKKHHVDLIYITLPMTSQARILRLADELRDTTASIYFVPDIFLFDLIQARMDTVCGLPMVAVCETPYYGVNALIKRGSDLVLATLILILIAPLMLAIAIAVKRSSPGPILFKQRRYGLDGREIVIYKFRSMTVQEDGDQIRQATRNDSRVTRLGAFLRATSLDELPQFINVLQGRMSVVGPRPHAVAHNELYRKLINGYMIRHKVRPGITGWAQVNGLRGETETVERMKARIEYDLAYLRHWSLPLDLQIIFKTLFVVLKKENAY; this comes from the coding sequence GTGCCGAGCCTGTCCTCATCAACCTCCGGACTCCAGGTGAGTCCGCTGCCGCGCGGCCCGCTGAGCGCCCCGGCGCTGTTCCAACTGTTGAGCATGCCGGTGGTCGCCACCCTCGTTCTGGTCGTCAGTTGCACGGTGTTTGCCGAGCCCTTCAGCGGCCCCTACCTGATTCTCGCCTTGCTGGCCTTCACGCTGACTTTCCACAGCTACGTTCCGATGCCCGGCATCCGCCGCTCGATCACCGCCGAAGCGGTGGGAAGCTGGCTGGTCGTCGCCAGCCTGCTGCTGATGCTCGGCTGGGCCACCCGGACGCTGGACGTTTTCGACCTGCGGGTGATCGGCGCCTGGCTGGTGGCGACGCCCGTGGCCCTGTCGCTCGTGCATGGGGTGCTGCCCCGCTGGCTGCCGCGCCTGATGTCGGCGACCGGAATGCAGCGCGTGGCCATCGTCGCCGGCGGCTGCGAACTGGCGCACCGGCTGGTCACCGGCATCCGGCAGTCTCCGCAGTTGGGCGTCCATGTCGCCGGAATCTTCGACGATCGGGAATCGGACCGGCTTCACCCGGGGCTGCGGCGCGACATCCTGGGCGACCTGGGCAATCTGGCGAGCTACGCCAAGAAGCATCACGTGGACCTGATCTACATCACCCTGCCCATGACCTCCCAGGCGCGGATCCTGCGGCTGGCGGACGAGCTGCGCGACACCACGGCATCGATCTACTTCGTGCCGGACATCTTCCTGTTCGACCTGATCCAGGCGCGCATGGACACCGTCTGCGGCCTGCCGATGGTGGCGGTGTGCGAAACCCCCTACTACGGCGTCAACGCGCTGATCAAGCGCGGCAGCGATCTGGTCCTGGCCACCCTGATCCTGATCCTGATCGCGCCGCTGATGCTGGCCATCGCCATCGCCGTGAAGCGCAGCTCCCCCGGCCCGATCCTGTTCAAGCAGCGCCGCTACGGCCTGGACGGCCGCGAGATCGTCATCTACAAATTCCGCAGCATGACGGTGCAGGAGGACGGGGACCAGATCCGCCAGGCGACCCGCAACGACAGCCGCGTCACCAGGCTGGGGGCCTTCCTGCGCGCCACCTCCCTGGACGAACTGCCCCAGTTCATCAACGTACTGCAGGGGCGGATGAGCGTCGTCGGGCCGCGTCCCCATGCCGTCGCCCACAACGAGCTCTACCGCAAGCTGATCAACGGCTACATGATCCGCCACAAGGTGCGCCCCGGCATCACCGGCTGGGCGCAGGTGAATGGCCTGCGCGGCGAAACCGAAACGGTGGAGCGCATGAAGGCGCGCATCGAATACGACCTCGCCTACCTGCGCCACTGGTCGCTGCCGCTGGATTTACAGATCATCTTCAAGACGCTGTTCGTGGTCCTGAAAAAAGAGAATGCCTATTGA